The following DNA comes from Anastrepha obliqua isolate idAnaObli1 chromosome 1, idAnaObli1_1.0, whole genome shotgun sequence.
ACTAAGCGTGGGAAATGATTTCAATTTGGTCTTATCACAACACACCGTCTGCGCAATATTGGCTGAAACTCTTGAAGTATTGGAGAGAATAATTTGTCCAGTGTtcataaatttcgaaatgtctgaaaaagaaaatactgaagCAAAACAGtctttttttgacgtgataacgtcttataattgttgttgttgttgtagcagcataaacattcctcatacttatgtacatacggggaatgctgctggagtgacagtccttggccggatataaatccgggtcgtttcggtaacgtagaaccgactgtcgtggaaacgcgtcttataattcgatgtagccggctgcacgcgcCAAAAattgcgtcgttatcttgctcatgcgtcgttaccttgcttgaactgcaagcgagagcgcggaggCTCAATCGACCCCCGCGTTCgccaacgttcgacatctggctctttcctacttgagtgagcatatatatgtatgtatttacgcatacgtatataaattcacatatttggatttgcatatgccttgttgttgtgtgcatggtaataaaccatttctctgttgagaataggacgatgatagcaAAAGTAGGAAATGTAAGGGAGTGCTTctagtgtaatgtgtcttgaaaaagtcaaatcgatgatggtgcctcttagtgttgttggcttattaacgtctgatgcacaatcgaaattgaacatatctttcatgaatttgataaatgttttgtaatttttcacgtttgtgtaaatgtaacttgatcaattccattgcggttccatttacctccttctctatatccatacaaaatatctatcaagcaaataaaattaaaattttcttttgaaaaaatgcaaccattccatcagtattttcttatgacgttgtcacgttaaactatcgtcagtaaaccgaacCTTGTTGTGAACCATTTTTCGTTTAACCTTGCACTTAAGATCTCTCCATaccttgaaattaaataagttgGAAAAAGTTTCCTAAAACCTATGAACTTTATACCCTTTGCCAACCGTCGCCATATTTTAATTGTGGCCCTAGAGCATTTAACTTTGTTGCTATATGTATGTTGCCATtgctctttaaaataaaaaggtaCTGTCCCCCCATTAAAACCTTCGGGAAGGGTAggaattttttccaattctgcAAGTAGCTCCGAAAATTGATTGGGGTTTGTTATCTTAACCATTTtcctaaatttaattatttaaagaacGCACCACTTTAGCAAAACAGATTaacttacaaattttattactgTCGCTGTCAAAAACTATGTCGTCAAATTTTGTGTCAACATATGTCAATTTAATAACAATGTTGCATTAGCCGATACCAACAAGCTGGCAATACCTATCGATAGTTACAGATATTGACAACGCTGATACCGATTCGTGAACATCAACATTGTTCTTGGCAATATTGAAATCATAATAGGGGCgattaaaagagaatttccagggtcttccttccagatgtctccgtgtgtaaatcgACACAAACCTGTATTTATTGCCGGCAtctgttttatttagtttttactctgacgtttctccttacattcgtaaaaataataatcgataacacagggttgtatgtgaaaaagtatggtaataatctaggattattttataatctcagatttcggaagaaaaattttgtatgggtaatctcgctttttaattacggattaggagttaagcacgaaaaatttATGTGAACTATTATTAATCAATTTATTGAGCAGATAACGCAAATCtggtttatttaaaatgaatgtaTTTGTTGGTGTCTCCAGGAacataaggtttttttttaattctttgagATAAACCTAATTTGTATATTCTTGAAAATCGATAGTCGAAGCAAATAAATCAACCCTGTTGACTAGGAAtgtaaaggaaaagaaaataaaaaagtgatgtgataaaacgaaattttcattagcactatcAAGAAAATTTACAAAGGAGGAACTTTAAAAGatgtaaagaaaagaaaaatatttttaaaatgggagaactaatacaattttttggttGCAGATAAAAAAAGTAGCGTGGgagaatttttaagtttgttcGAAAACCTCGATACAGGCTTTTTAACACCCATAATAGCTACAATTTCCAAGGAGAGTACTCGTCGCGCAGGGTGTGCTGTGCAGTTAATTTAGCAAGTAATCGTGCACGTCGGCCGTATATCAATAATTGTGTTTGAATTACTTAAGAAAACAAAGCTGTCTAGTATCAACATAAATGGACGGCAATAAAGACGAAGCGCACCGCTGTATTGACATAGCTGTGCAATCATTTTCGGAAGGTAAAATCGAGAAAGCCGAGAAGTTTTTACTAAAAGCCGAAAAATTGTTTCCCACACAACGCGCTAAAGGTGAGAGGGTAACAGTTGAAAATCATGTAATCGTCGAACTCTATTATATTATCTGAAAAATAATACATCAAttccatataaatttttattatttaactatGAATAGAGTTACTGGCTAAAGTGAAGTCTGGCACAACCACTGGTGCAGAGAAAACCAGCAATAGTGCAAGTCTCAATCACTCAGCGTCTGGGGAAAATGCAGATAATGATGGGCCACGTAAGCGCAAAAACTCTGACTCGCGTCATGCGGAACCAGAGTATTCAAAGGATCAACTAGATGCAGTGCGTAAAGTTAAAAGGTACCTATTTTGATTTGTTGTTCTGGTTGACTCAAAACgaccgtttttcttttttttagttgcCGCAATTACTACGAGATTTTAAGCGTTTCTAAAGAAGCCACAgattctgaaattaaaaaatcctaTAAAAAACTGGCATTGCTTCTGCATCCTGACAAAAATAAAGCACCCGGGGCTTCAGATGCGTTCAAAGCTGTTGGAAATGCTGCGGCGGTACTCACGGACGCTGAAAAACGTAAACAATATGATCTATATGGTATAAATGAGACACACTCCAGTGGTCACGGTGTGCGCCGAGACACTTATGAATATGCATATGCACGCGGTTTTCAGGCCGAAGTGAGTCCTGAAGATCTTTTCAATATGTTCTTTGGTGGCGGGTTTGCTCAACAGAATGTGTACATGCGTCAACAACGACGTCGGCAACAACATCGAGATGATGGCGAAGTAAGTGTGAATTTTGAGTCCGAACAAGTTAACTTTATTTATGTGTTTATCGCTATATTATCAGCATCAATCGAATTCCTCGGCGTTGATCAACTTTTTGCCTATATTGCTATTGATTGGCCTATCGATGATATCCTCGTTCTTCATATCAGATCCAATTTACAGTTTAACACCATCACAGTGAGTGCAtctgtttatatttaaaaaagaaggaaatggtaaatacttaaattttaatgctCTTTTCAAAGTAAATATGCTGTAAAGCGCGAAACAAATCGTTTGAAAGTACCGTACTACGTAAAGAATAATTTCCATGCCGAGTATCAAGGTTCAGTTGGACGTTTGGAAGAATCCGTGGAGGAGGACTTCATAGATCACCTTAAGTATTCTTGCAGTCGTGAGCGCAACTACCGTAAGTAacttaattttgatcttcatGAAATATGTTAATACCCTTTTTTTCAGGCGATTCTATGTTGGCAAAAGCTCGCTCCTTTGGCGATCGCGAACTTTTCCgaaaggcgcaaaatataaatatgcctTCGTGCGACAacttacaaaattatttaaatacgtAGTTGGTTTTAAGCacgtaaatttatttgttgtcttcgttattgtttctatttctattttcctCATAATTTAAAACGCTTTgtagaaaaacacaaaaacaattgaaataCGTGCGTTGTTGCTTAATCAGGGTTAGTGTCAAGTATACCAATCCACGAGTATAACGATATACAGAGAGGCAACTTCTGAGTaattctgattgaaattttCTAGCTTTTACATTGAGACCCGCTCGGTGAATTGCAGGTCCTACCCGAATACAAcaacatgcaaatattttaaaaatgcgcGTGCAAGTTAACGTCACggtattttttgtattcttataaatatttagcacgtacgtattttaataaatttgattcaacatatactacatacatatatagtataacAAAAGTATAAAGTCGCTACTATGATATATTTAACTTGGCAGGACAGTTGGCAATAAATGCaatagtaaaatataatttgtcgGTTTAATTGTTTACCAAGAATTGTTAGACATAATTTTAAAGGgaagtatattataaaataattttttcctccCAGATTCGGTTcttcgttaccggaacgacctatGGGTCGTTGGGTCCCTAGAGTTCCACGGCACTTGGCATTGCTTCAagccctttctgcagaagctgtctggaggatgagtTGGAATCATATCAGCTGCCCTGCTCCTGCCGGCCTGAGGTTTATACATCTGAGcactcactttttcgctacaccagCGGATATGGCGGGTTTAAAAATCACAAGTCTGGTGAAATTAATcagcagcttgaagcggttaacacaaGCGTAAATCGCCACTCGTTGGTCCTTATCCTCTGATCCAAATCCTGGATTTTTCCTCTGTATGGTATCAGaacggacaaattttaaaattttgttcaagtggGCCCTTCGCAAGGGCAGTCATTTAATCTTATCTAGGAATTACTGGGAACGAAATGGAAGATATAAATTGGCCAGAAAAGGGGCAGCTTCTATATTTGTAAGCCCATAGCAGTGTCGTGGCCTAGAAAAGAGTAACTTCTATCTCTTTCAGGTAGTAGAGAAAGTCAAAGAACCGATTTAAAGGTTGCATGGAACTGGAACAACCCAGATTTCAATCCGGTCAAGGATTACAACTTCAGCGATTTTGCTAAAAAAGGACATTGTTTTATGCTATTAGTATTCAGTTGAGAAACTGGTGACGACCATAATAGTTCGTTAATTGTAAACATACCCTTGTATGTAATTTGCGATCAGAATAAACTGGGAACAACATTTAGGAATTTTTAACTTGGCgtattcaattatttaatttatttttacaaaacatGGATTAAAGCTACCGAAAATTCCAATTTTATAAAGCGGTTCATGTAGCGATTACCATAGATTTAATTGGCAATAATTGCTTCCAGCGCGGCAACTACATCGCCGCTTTGTTCCCGAAGCACTTTCTCTGCCTGAGTGCGCGTAATTAACATTTCATTcatctaaaaagaaaaaaaattaaatactttataaATACAACACGTTTACTTACAATCAGTTCAATATCCTCTTTTTTAACATTCACCTTCTGCAGCTCTATCTCTTTAGCCACCTTGCGTTCATCTTCTTTGCTGCGCTTGTTGCCAATTTGCTCCACCGCCTATTTAAAAGATTTGAATATAATTTACATCTGGAAAAAACACGTATTTACTTATGTTCACTTACGCTGGATATGTGCGCTGCAGAGATTTCTTTTTCCTCCGCATAATCCGTCACACGTTCCAGGTCGGCTGCACCGCCATCGTGTCGTGttagttttttttgctttttatcttGAACATCCTCTTCGGTgccattaatttcattttctgacattttcgttattaattttattgagttaatataaatatataatcttACAATAAAATGTGCGAATGGTTCGAGGAGATCACAGCTGGAAAGGGAAAGGTGAAACAGTGATGAGCATTAAACATTATAATTTGTAcctaattgaaaaaaaggtacctaatttaaaaaaaggtacCTAATTTTGCGGCAAATATACCTCAAAACCAAGGTGAATAGAGTTCTTGGTGGCGCTATTAAAAGaacaattactttatttttgcgattttgacaagtctgacgtcatcTCAGTTTTGAAAACAAACGAATAAAACGaacaaaagtaggaaaaattaaatgtttcagggaatggcttggtaatattgtgatttgtgagatttaaactaatcaaactaatgaaaacaaagTGCCGtctgttaaattgtgaaagcacaaatcaaTATAAATCCTccaaattcagttttttttgcatttatgttatgttatgttatgttatgttatgttatgttatgttatgttgtgttgtgttgtgttatgttatgttatgttatgttatgttatgttatgttatgttatgttatgttaaagtatattatgttatgttaatgttaactcattctctatatccatacaaaatatctatcaaacaaataaaattaaaattttcttttgaaaaatgcaaccattcaatcagtattttcttatgacgttatcacgttaaactatcgtcagtaaaccgactttacagacaacctcttttttttctggCCATAGGGTATACAATCGATCAATGTAGACGGAACGGACCCAATCATTGCTTTGTAATTCTTTCTCGTCTTTCAATACATGTAATATTAACACTATATAGTAACCCGCATCTTGTAGCGGGTTCTATCTCGCATTGATACATTTAACCCTGTGAAAGCAATTGTACAACGATTTAGTCTGCAATATGCATCCACCACCAACCCGACTATTTACTTGGGTTAGTGGGGGAACTTACAGCCCAACTAAAAAGTCTAAAGCGCACGTTGCCCATATATACACCTTCTGTTAACTGTGTCTTAATATCAGCCAAATTTCAGTTTTGGCCCGTTTGTTCATGTTGATActttgctatttatttatttagtttttaccgtcttaaaaccaaatttatacatttatatacttatacgcTAAGTAGTACAGTAAAAATATTcctacacatacataggtacatatttgtacaataaaacaaattatagtTTACAGTTATCAAGTTTTTACAGCGTAATTTATAGTTTAACATAGTTATTTTAATACATATTCCCACTGCTTGAAAAGGGAGGGCCTAGTTTCTATCTATAGGGAATTACGTTGCTTCATCAAATAATGACACtatatttttgtagttttaaatatttaatttttatttagttctctACTGTAGGATACCACTTGCTTCGTATACGCTATAAAAcggaatgaaagaaaaataaccgAATATCTTCAAATTCAATAGATAGGTTTCATATATAAAAAGAGCAGAACAAAAGATAAAGTATTATAGTTTCTTCTCTTTTTAATCATTGTATTTTTGCTTCAGTTCGTTCACCGCACAGTGTTGTTTATTAATGTAGtttaagagaaataaaagaaagaattaaTTTAACACTATCCAATCGGCAACATTTTACAGTGATTAAATAGCAGCCTCTTGAAAGTGCTCATgttaacagatttttttatttgagttggTAGCttgttaaaacattttaatcctttatataatatatttttcttatcaaCTTCTGTTCTAAACAGTGGTAGTCTAAAATTATTACTTTCCATGAGTATATATGAACGGGTTTCGTTTATGTATCtaatattacgtttccaccaaaagcaaacaccgtgtttgcaggagttgtgtttgggagaactgtcaactgtttccaccgaaagttTGGGAGAAATTGTGgctaaaatttagtataatgtatatcgctttggaaaaaacggtaaaaagggagtgatagaggggtgtatccccatcttacaACTGAAAAccgaacctgccggaggcttatagtttttaagtaatttaatgttaaagttctataatttagcgaaaagttggtgttgccatacacctgaaatgaaaacgaagttcgcacgcagggatgttcagtggaaggttcattgtaaaactgcagtattttttgctgtaatttaaagttgagaaataattttaaaaataaaaacatacaactcatttaaacttaaaaacaatgatattaagcgtatcacaaaaaataataaagtaattaaaattaaattaaattaattaacacaatatttttgcgtggaactccttatcgcgtaggcggccttcggccgcgcttcaaaaaaataaccctcatcagtccgactccggctacgcaatccacagtatttttgcgtagaactccttttagcgtgggcggccttcgaccgcgcttcaaaaaaataaccctcatcagtccaactccggctacgcaatgcacagtatttttgcgtaaaactcctttccgtgttaaaaccattgaacccaaaattaaaacgtcatatgcgtgtatgtagtaagcaggcacaataacccccattccatcattaacactaaactcaagtacttaatttttgttttcatttgcaggcatccggcaacaccatactgttgtaaaTCCAATCTTCTTTTtgttcgcgcttaaaattggaatgtga
Coding sequences within:
- the LOC129253510 gene encoding dnaJ homolog subfamily B member 12; protein product: MDGNKDEAHRCIDIAVQSFSEGKIEKAEKFLLKAEKLFPTQRAKELLAKVKSGTTTGAEKTSNSASLNHSASGENADNDGPRKRKNSDSRHAEPEYSKDQLDAVRKVKSCRNYYEILSVSKEATDSEIKKSYKKLALLLHPDKNKAPGASDAFKAVGNAAAVLTDAEKRKQYDLYGINETHSSGHGVRRDTYEYAYARGFQAEVSPEDLFNMFFGGGFAQQNVYMRQQRRRQQHRDDGEHQSNSSALINFLPILLLIGLSMISSFFISDPIYSLTPSHKYAVKRETNRLKVPYYVKNNFHAEYQGSVGRLEESVEEDFIDHLKYSCSRERNYRDSMLAKARSFGDRELFRKAQNINMPSCDNLQNYLNT
- the LOC129250162 gene encoding huntingtin-interacting protein K; the encoded protein is MSENEINGTEEDVQDKKQKKLTRHDGGAADLERVTDYAEEKEISAAHISSAVEQIGNKRSKEDERKVAKEIELQKVNVKKEDIELIMNEMLITRTQAEKVLREQSGDVVAALEAIIAN